The following proteins are co-located in the Flammeovirga kamogawensis genome:
- a CDS encoding DUF3078 domain-containing protein gives MRFIISTLGALLLIFSTTKVAQAQDSTNVTPPKIWKHEGKFGLNFSNVGLVNWAGGGESSYSFGGIQTYKGIRETDKAITRVYTDLAYGLINQSNSTFPMKKTDDRLNLGADYSYKLNKKFLITASGDFRTQFDKGYEYKTEEINGVKIETENQISAFFAPAYLNLNIGLTYNPKEYCFLTLSPIANRMTFVTDTVFSEKYGLKPQETFRDQSGVNIKFGFDKEVVKNVTLKTTYNMFAEYSRMDEWIVNWDFLIDMKVNKYLSCNFSTQLIYDPDVTVDRNDGTTGQAVQFKHALNIGLVYSFATFDK, from the coding sequence ATGAGATTTATTATTAGCACTTTAGGTGCTTTACTTCTAATATTTTCAACTACTAAAGTTGCTCAAGCGCAAGACTCAACAAATGTTACTCCACCTAAAATTTGGAAACATGAAGGTAAATTTGGTCTTAACTTCTCTAATGTTGGTTTAGTAAACTGGGCCGGTGGTGGCGAAAGTTCTTATTCTTTTGGAGGTATACAAACTTATAAGGGTATAAGAGAAACTGACAAAGCTATTACAAGAGTTTATACTGATTTAGCTTACGGTTTAATTAACCAATCGAACAGTACTTTTCCAATGAAAAAGACAGATGATCGATTAAACCTTGGTGCCGATTATAGCTATAAACTAAATAAGAAATTTTTAATTACTGCCTCTGGTGATTTTAGAACTCAATTTGACAAAGGTTACGAGTACAAAACAGAAGAAATAAACGGTGTTAAAATTGAAACAGAAAATCAAATTTCTGCATTCTTTGCTCCTGCTTATTTAAACTTAAATATTGGTTTAACTTATAACCCTAAAGAGTATTGTTTTTTAACATTGTCTCCTATTGCAAACCGTATGACATTTGTTACTGACACTGTCTTTTCTGAAAAGTATGGTTTAAAACCTCAAGAAACTTTTAGAGACCAGTCTGGTGTGAATATTAAATTTGGGTTTGATAAAGAGGTTGTTAAAAATGTAACACTCAAAACTACCTATAATATGTTTGCTGAGTATTCTAGAATGGATGAATGGATTGTTAACTGGGATTTCTTAATTGACATGAAAGTAAACAAATACTTAAGCTGTAACTTTAGTACACAGTTAATTTATGATCCAGACGTAACAGTTGATAGAAATGACGGTACTACTGGACAAGCTGTTCAATTTAAACATGCTTTAAATATTGGATTAGTTTATAGTTTTGCAACATTTGATAAATAA
- a CDS encoding thioredoxin family protein — protein sequence MNRVKILLVLIITTSLLSSFTTFFKDEIQWKTVEEAIAASEKDGKPIFIDVYTDWCGWCKVLDKKTFQHEDVVKYVSENYHAAKLNPELEASFSFKGDDFTNNSFAKEHEVNSYPAIIVIHPKGKNKVFVGYRDSDSFLEILKKYKRQVD from the coding sequence ATGAATAGAGTAAAAATACTGTTAGTATTAATAATTACTACTTCACTACTTTCATCATTTACTACTTTTTTTAAAGATGAAATACAATGGAAAACTGTGGAAGAAGCAATTGCTGCATCTGAAAAAGATGGAAAACCTATTTTTATAGATGTTTATACTGATTGGTGTGGTTGGTGTAAAGTATTAGACAAAAAAACCTTTCAGCATGAAGATGTTGTAAAGTATGTATCAGAGAATTATCATGCAGCTAAATTGAACCCTGAATTAGAAGCATCTTTTAGTTTTAAAGGAGACGATTTTACAAACAATTCATTTGCAAAAGAACATGAAGTAAACAGTTATCCTGCAATAATTGTGATTCATCCTAAAGGCAAAAATAAAGTTTTTGTTGGCTACAGAGATTCTGATAGTTTTTTAGAAATTTTAAAGAAATATAAGCGTCAAGTTGATTAG
- a CDS encoding carboxy terminal-processing peptidase, producing the protein MSKRKKALILPVLLVGLGLFGFSLLARIDAPENSNKNAIKRSLLFTALKQIHYNNVEIDDEFSENAYNQYLKNIDPNKRYFLKGDVHKLSKYKDLLDEEVRDNQTTELYAMSVQIFEKRRAEVEKITEEILSKPFDFSKKEEILFDRDEMKFPKNEKERYDRWRKSLKYASLLRMNSKLKEEESKKKDAEKNGEDFKATPYEEMEADVREKVLTNYKDVFDYMRKLDEEDHYALYINSMISIYGPHTEYYPPEKKEQFDTEISGHFEGIGARLQQTGGEVKVVSIITGSASWKQGDLEANDIILKVAQTEGDPVDIGGMSLKNSIKLIKGPKGTEVRLTVRKPDGRIVVIPIIRDVVIMEESYAKSAVIEDSDSGKKIGLIHLPSFYVDFQDRNGRSCGEDVKQEIIKLKGQGVDGIVLDLRNNGGGSLGDAVEIVGHFVGKSPVVQVKSKASGSKTLKPEYNNIEYDGPLVVMINRMSASASEIVSAALQDHGRAVVLGSQSFGKGTVQRFIDLDRMSRLEEFKPLGSLKLTIQKFYRINGGATQVKGVTPDIKLPDTYGYLEVGEEDLPFVMPWDEIEKAKYSMWPVQLPIADLSAKSQARVSKNEVFNIIEENALRLKKQEEKKFYTLNLDEFRKEQKILDEKSKHLRESEKVHDEFSITVMKDHYPTTKPDSVITKSADKWAESIKKDEYLKEATEVISDMMIQ; encoded by the coding sequence ATGTCAAAAAGAAAAAAGGCACTCATTTTACCAGTTTTATTGGTGGGGTTAGGATTATTTGGCTTTTCATTATTAGCTAGGATAGACGCTCCAGAGAATAGTAATAAAAATGCAATTAAAAGAAGTTTATTATTTACTGCATTAAAACAGATTCATTATAACAATGTAGAAATAGATGATGAATTTAGTGAGAATGCTTATAATCAATATTTAAAAAATATAGATCCAAATAAAAGATATTTCTTAAAAGGAGATGTTCATAAATTAAGTAAATATAAAGACTTACTAGACGAGGAAGTTAGAGATAATCAGACTACAGAACTTTATGCAATGTCTGTTCAAATCTTTGAGAAAAGGAGAGCTGAAGTCGAAAAAATTACAGAAGAAATTTTATCTAAACCTTTTGATTTCTCTAAGAAAGAAGAAATTCTTTTTGACCGTGACGAAATGAAATTCCCAAAGAATGAGAAAGAACGTTACGATAGATGGAGAAAATCTTTAAAGTATGCATCGCTTTTAAGAATGAATTCTAAACTTAAAGAGGAAGAATCTAAAAAGAAAGATGCTGAAAAGAACGGAGAAGATTTCAAAGCAACTCCATACGAAGAGATGGAAGCTGATGTAAGAGAAAAAGTACTTACAAACTATAAAGATGTATTTGATTATATGAGAAAGCTGGATGAGGAAGATCATTATGCTTTATATATTAACTCAATGATATCTATTTACGGCCCTCATACGGAATATTACCCACCAGAGAAAAAAGAGCAATTTGATACTGAAATTTCAGGACATTTTGAAGGTATTGGTGCAAGGTTACAACAAACTGGAGGAGAAGTAAAGGTTGTTAGTATTATTACTGGTAGTGCATCTTGGAAACAAGGAGACTTAGAAGCAAATGATATTATTTTAAAAGTTGCTCAAACTGAGGGGGACCCTGTTGATATTGGTGGAATGTCATTAAAAAATTCTATCAAGTTAATTAAAGGGCCAAAAGGAACAGAAGTACGTTTAACAGTAAGAAAACCTGATGGAAGAATTGTTGTTATTCCTATTATTCGTGATGTTGTTATAATGGAAGAATCTTATGCTAAATCTGCTGTTATAGAAGATAGTGATTCAGGTAAGAAAATTGGTCTAATTCACTTACCAAGCTTTTATGTTGATTTTCAGGATAGAAACGGACGTAGTTGTGGAGAAGATGTAAAGCAAGAAATTATTAAATTAAAAGGTCAAGGTGTTGACGGAATAGTTCTTGATTTAAGAAATAACGGAGGTGGATCTCTAGGTGATGCTGTAGAAATAGTAGGTCATTTTGTTGGTAAGAGTCCTGTTGTTCAAGTTAAATCTAAGGCATCTGGTTCTAAAACATTAAAACCAGAATACAATAATATTGAATATGATGGACCTTTAGTTGTTATGATCAATAGAATGTCAGCATCTGCATCAGAGATTGTTTCAGCAGCGTTACAAGATCATGGTAGAGCTGTTGTTTTAGGTTCTCAATCATTTGGTAAAGGTACTGTTCAAAGATTTATTGATCTTGATAGAATGTCAAGATTAGAAGAATTTAAACCATTAGGTTCGCTTAAATTGACTATCCAAAAATTCTATAGAATTAATGGTGGTGCAACACAAGTTAAGGGAGTTACTCCAGATATTAAATTGCCAGATACTTATGGGTATTTAGAAGTAGGAGAAGAGGACCTTCCTTTTGTTATGCCTTGGGATGAGATTGAAAAAGCTAAATATTCTATGTGGCCTGTACAATTGCCAATAGCAGACCTTTCTGCTAAATCTCAAGCAAGAGTTTCTAAAAATGAAGTTTTCAATATTATCGAAGAAAATGCACTTCGTTTAAAGAAACAGGAAGAAAAGAAATTCTATACTTTAAATCTTGATGAATTCAGAAAAGAACAAAAAATTCTTGATGAAAAATCAAAACATTTAAGAGAATCAGAGAAAGTACATGACGAGTTTAGTATTACTGTAATGAAAGATCATTACCCAACAACTAAACCAGATTCTGTAATCACTAAATCTGCTGATAAATGGGCTGAATCTATTAAAAAGGATGAATACCTGAAAGAGGCGACTGAAGTAATCTCAGATATGATGATACAATAA
- a CDS encoding START-like domain-containing protein — MERYKYQAEFEFRVPLHKLYPYFVMPNLLKDWFADNVKEDIQNKEIVFTWGNDVKKGKVSIRRQNQRVKYTFDKEDNLKSAYVDFKFEFSELAQSSFLQVTDYSDMDDEDELKELWEEMFGRLHEIIGG, encoded by the coding sequence ATGGAAAGATATAAATACCAAGCGGAATTCGAGTTTAGAGTGCCATTACATAAATTATATCCCTATTTTGTAATGCCCAATTTGTTAAAAGATTGGTTTGCTGATAATGTAAAAGAAGATATTCAGAATAAAGAAATTGTCTTTACATGGGGTAACGATGTTAAAAAGGGAAAAGTGTCTATTCGTAGGCAGAATCAAAGAGTTAAATACACTTTTGATAAAGAAGATAATCTAAAATCAGCCTATGTTGATTTTAAATTTGAATTTAGTGAGTTAGCTCAATCTTCATTTTTACAGGTCACAGATTATTCTGATATGGATGATGAAGATGAATTGAAAGAACTTTGGGAAGAAATGTTTGGTCGTTTACATGAAATAATAGGCGGCTAA
- the mgtE gene encoding magnesium transporter — protein sequence MSYEYSAKYVKQISRAVEQREDAYLKNEFENVHSADISLIMEGLNAEDCKYILELLDPEVGADVISDIEDDTRNNFLSLFSPEELSKYMDETDSDDAADILNDLPVKVREEVIANMTNQEKVLYIVDLLHYEEDCAGGLMAKELVKANINWNVSQCIDEVRRQAKEVDKVYTVYVVDDHDILLGRISMKKLLIASEDVNVSDLYQPEIAKVHSYQDEEEVAELMQHYDLEVIPVVNVQGRLLGRITIDDVVDVITEQAEKDQQAMSGISEDVEETDSLWAMARARLPWLIVGMSGGLLGANFLGGFEAELRLVPAMAFFIPLITATGGNVGIQSSTIVVQSLASGGFHGSLFNRYLRVLMVALLNGITLALLVYGFNLLFTDHNLAIVVSVALFSVIMIASFMGTITPIILDKLGINPALASGPFITTCNDLIGLGVYFSVAKVLLH from the coding sequence ATGTCATACGAATATTCAGCAAAATATGTGAAGCAAATCTCTAGAGCTGTAGAGCAAAGAGAAGATGCATATTTAAAAAATGAATTTGAAAATGTACACTCTGCAGATATTTCCTTGATAATGGAAGGATTAAATGCAGAAGATTGTAAGTACATTTTAGAATTATTGGATCCAGAAGTTGGGGCAGATGTAATTAGTGATATTGAAGATGATACTAGAAATAACTTCTTATCATTATTCTCTCCTGAAGAGCTATCCAAATATATGGATGAAACTGACTCTGATGATGCGGCAGATATTCTAAACGATTTACCAGTAAAAGTACGTGAAGAGGTCATAGCAAATATGACAAATCAAGAGAAGGTACTATATATTGTAGATCTATTGCATTATGAAGAAGATTGTGCAGGTGGACTTATGGCAAAAGAATTAGTTAAAGCTAATATCAATTGGAATGTAAGTCAATGTATAGATGAAGTTCGTAGGCAAGCAAAAGAAGTAGATAAAGTATATACTGTTTATGTAGTTGATGACCATGATATCCTTTTAGGGAGGATTTCTATGAAGAAACTATTAATAGCATCAGAAGACGTAAATGTTTCAGATCTCTACCAACCAGAAATTGCGAAAGTACATTCATATCAAGATGAGGAAGAGGTTGCTGAATTAATGCAGCATTATGATCTAGAAGTAATCCCTGTAGTAAATGTACAAGGTCGTTTATTAGGTAGGATTACGATAGATGATGTTGTAGATGTAATTACTGAACAAGCAGAAAAAGATCAGCAAGCCATGTCAGGTATTTCTGAAGATGTAGAAGAAACAGACAGTCTTTGGGCAATGGCAAGAGCAAGATTACCTTGGTTAATTGTGGGTATGTCCGGTGGACTTTTAGGAGCGAATTTCTTGGGAGGTTTCGAAGCAGAATTGAGGTTAGTACCTGCAATGGCATTCTTTATACCTTTAATAACAGCAACTGGAGGAAATGTTGGTATACAATCATCCACAATTGTTGTTCAGAGTTTAGCCAGTGGTGGTTTTCATGGGTCATTGTTCAATAGATATTTAAGAGTATTAATGGTAGCTCTGTTAAATGGTATTACATTAGCACTTTTAGTTTATGGTTTTAATTTACTTTTTACAGATCATAACCTTGCAATAGTAGTATCAGTAGCTCTATTTAGTGTCATCATGATTGCATCATTTATGGGAACGATAACACCTATAATATTAGATAAATTAGGAATTAACCCAGCTTTGGCCTCAGGGCCTTTTATTACCACTTGTAATGATTTAATTGGGCTAGGTGTGTATTTCTCAGTAGCAAAAGTGTTATTACATTAG
- the thiL gene encoding thiamine-phosphate kinase, which produces MSENNKRTEIGDLGEFGLIDRLTKDLKIKHKTTAKGVGDDAAVFDYGGDEYTVLSTDILLEGIHFDLSFMPLQHLGYKAIAVNVSDIAAMNAIPEQVTVSIAVTNRFSVEAIEMIYEGIKAACENYNVDLVGGDTTSSRQGLCISVTAVGRVKKDKIAYRSGAKKGDILCVTGDLGGAYMGLQVLLREKAVFEANPKMQPNLDNYQYVAGRQLRPEARTDVIHELNELGVVPTSMIDVSDGVASEVLHICKASNVGAVVYEDKLPIDQDTFDVAHEFKIASKTPALNGGEDYELLFTIKQEDFPKLEKNANVYFIGYIDEAENGARLFTEGEQTLPLTAQGWKHF; this is translated from the coding sequence ATGTCAGAAAATAATAAAAGAACAGAAATAGGCGACCTAGGAGAGTTCGGCTTAATTGATAGATTAACGAAAGATCTTAAAATCAAACATAAGACTACAGCAAAAGGTGTTGGTGACGATGCTGCTGTATTTGATTATGGTGGAGATGAATATACAGTGCTTTCTACAGATATCTTATTAGAAGGTATTCACTTTGATTTAAGTTTTATGCCTTTACAGCACTTAGGGTATAAAGCCATTGCAGTTAATGTGTCTGATATTGCGGCAATGAATGCAATACCAGAACAAGTAACTGTTAGTATTGCAGTAACAAATCGTTTCTCTGTTGAGGCAATAGAAATGATTTATGAAGGCATTAAAGCTGCTTGTGAAAATTACAATGTAGACCTAGTTGGTGGTGATACAACATCATCACGTCAAGGTTTGTGTATTTCTGTTACAGCAGTTGGTAGAGTTAAGAAAGATAAGATTGCCTACAGAAGTGGAGCCAAAAAAGGTGATATTCTTTGTGTAACAGGTGATTTAGGAGGTGCTTATATGGGACTTCAGGTTTTACTACGTGAAAAAGCAGTTTTTGAGGCTAATCCAAAAATGCAACCTAATCTAGATAATTACCAATATGTTGCAGGAAGACAATTACGTCCTGAAGCTCGAACTGATGTTATTCATGAATTAAATGAATTGGGAGTTGTACCAACATCAATGATCGATGTATCTGATGGTGTAGCTTCAGAAGTGTTACATATCTGTAAAGCATCAAATGTGGGTGCTGTAGTATATGAAGATAAATTACCGATAGATCAAGATACCTTTGATGTTGCACATGAATTCAAAATCGCTTCTAAAACGCCAGCGTTAAATGGAGGAGAAGATTATGAACTCTTATTTACAATCAAACAAGAAGATTTCCCTAAATTAGAAAAGAATGCCAACGTTTATTTCATTGGATATATTGATGAAGCAGAGAACGGTGCAAGGTTATTTACAGAAGGTGAACAAACTTTACCTTTAACTGCACAAGGTTGGAAACACTTTTAA
- a CDS encoding efflux RND transporter permease subunit, which yields MWKKISEFILGNRIAILVFIGISTVFMGYQAKDVKWSYQYIRIIPDDDPDMVNFNRFQELFGEDASNFVLGIKDDKLFQLENFKKFMELGNEIKHLDGITSVLSLANAPNVVANRKEQKFDIEQFFKNPPNTQAELDSILDKVETIKAYKNRLISENKATAMVISMDPVILNSKDRTKVMKRLEAKAVDFEKETGIHLYYAGMPYVRSIMADKVKAETIKFLAISIGVVALVLFLFFRSFSPVFFPLMVICIVIVWIMGTLALLNYQITILTGLLPPVLVVIGIPNCIYLLNKYHQEFATGKSKVDSLAYIIKKIGVVTLITNTTTAIGFMVLITTGIKAMQEFGIVAGINIAVTFLISISFIPIVFSYLPAPDVKHLKHLDFKPTAWLIHQLEMLVLHHRGIVYGFTALMVIVSIYGSYQVTAEAYMVDDLPEDYHVKQDLRFFEKEFKGVMPLEIVVNTQRKKGYLKKGTLGKVEQIENFVSSLPEVSPPISINTFLKAGNQAFHGGDSTYFKLPNRSETSYIMKYARNSTDDNASDLSNSMIDSTGQYIRVSMSMADIGSIRMEYLVDSVIRPKLAEIVKGTDLEPMVTGSTLIFIKGNDFLIKNLKQSMLIAFFLIAVIMGTLFGNLRIIIISLIPNIIPLLFTLGLMGFLGIPLKPSTAIVFSIAFGISVDDSIHFLAKYRQEIVLHNYNMKKAVIMALRETGSSMLYTSIVLFCGFAIFMGSTFGATQALGLLTSVTLIVAMTTNLTLLPCLLYTFDANKQDMNPMIEGMDHFYFEDEDEEIDLGKINVNDDE from the coding sequence ATGTGGAAAAAAATATCTGAGTTTATTCTAGGTAATAGAATAGCAATTCTTGTTTTTATTGGTATCTCTACTGTTTTTATGGGATATCAAGCCAAAGACGTAAAATGGTCATATCAATACATCAGAATTATACCCGATGATGATCCTGATATGGTCAACTTTAATAGATTCCAAGAACTGTTTGGTGAGGATGCCTCTAATTTCGTATTAGGAATTAAAGATGACAAGTTGTTTCAACTAGAGAACTTCAAAAAGTTTATGGAACTTGGTAATGAGATAAAACATTTAGATGGTATAACATCTGTTTTATCTTTGGCTAATGCTCCAAATGTTGTAGCAAACAGAAAGGAACAAAAATTTGATATAGAACAGTTTTTCAAGAACCCTCCTAATACACAAGCTGAATTAGATAGTATTCTTGATAAAGTTGAAACTATAAAAGCTTATAAAAATAGGCTTATTAGTGAAAACAAAGCCACTGCCATGGTTATTAGTATGGATCCAGTAATTCTGAATTCTAAGGACCGTACTAAAGTTATGAAACGACTTGAAGCAAAAGCTGTAGACTTTGAAAAAGAAACAGGAATCCATCTGTATTATGCAGGCATGCCTTATGTTCGTTCAATTATGGCGGATAAAGTCAAAGCTGAAACAATAAAATTCTTAGCAATTTCTATTGGAGTTGTTGCTTTGGTATTATTCTTATTCTTCCGTTCATTCTCCCCTGTATTTTTCCCTTTAATGGTAATATGCATTGTGATTGTTTGGATTATGGGTACCCTGGCTTTATTAAATTATCAAATTACAATCTTAACTGGGTTACTACCTCCAGTTTTGGTAGTTATTGGTATTCCAAACTGTATATACTTACTCAATAAGTATCATCAGGAATTTGCAACAGGAAAAAGTAAAGTTGACTCTTTAGCATATATCATCAAAAAAATTGGTGTTGTTACGCTTATAACAAACACTACAACGGCAATTGGCTTTATGGTATTAATTACTACTGGAATTAAAGCTATGCAAGAATTTGGTATTGTAGCAGGTATTAATATTGCCGTTACCTTCCTAATTAGTATTTCATTTATTCCAATTGTATTTTCTTATTTGCCTGCACCAGATGTTAAACATTTAAAACACCTTGACTTTAAACCTACTGCCTGGTTAATACATCAGTTAGAAATGCTTGTATTACATCACAGAGGTATTGTTTATGGATTTACAGCTTTAATGGTTATTGTATCTATCTATGGTAGTTACCAAGTAACAGCTGAAGCATATATGGTAGATGACTTACCTGAAGATTACCATGTTAAACAAGATTTAAGATTCTTTGAAAAAGAATTTAAAGGTGTTATGCCTCTTGAGATTGTGGTAAATACTCAACGTAAAAAAGGATACTTAAAGAAAGGTACACTTGGCAAAGTTGAACAAATTGAAAATTTCGTTTCTTCATTACCAGAAGTTTCACCGCCTATATCAATTAATACGTTTTTAAAAGCAGGTAATCAGGCATTTCATGGAGGAGACTCAACATACTTTAAACTTCCAAACAGAAGTGAGACCTCATACATCATGAAATATGCTAGAAATAGCACAGATGATAACGCTTCAGACTTGAGCAACTCAATGATTGACTCAACAGGTCAATATATAAGAGTTAGCATGAGTATGGCTGATATTGGCTCTATTAGAATGGAATACCTTGTAGATAGTGTAATCCGTCCTAAATTAGCTGAAATAGTTAAAGGCACAGATTTAGAACCAATGGTTACCGGGTCTACTCTAATTTTTATTAAGGGTAATGATTTCTTAATTAAAAATTTGAAACAAAGTATGCTCATTGCATTCTTTCTGATTGCTGTAATAATGGGTACCCTATTTGGTAATTTAAGAATTATCATAATTTCTTTAATACCGAATATTATTCCTCTATTATTTACACTTGGCTTAATGGGATTCTTAGGTATTCCTCTAAAACCTAGTACAGCAATTGTATTTAGTATCGCTTTCGGTATTTCAGTAGATGATTCTATTCACTTCCTTGCTAAGTACCGTCAAGAAATCGTTCTTCATAATTACAATATGAAGAAGGCTGTAATAATGGCACTCAGAGAAACAGGTTCTAGTATGTTATATACATCTATTGTTCTCTTCTGTGGTTTTGCTATTTTTATGGGATCTACTTTTGGAGCTACTCAAGCATTAGGGCTTTTAACATCTGTAACTTTGATTGTAGCAATGACTACAAACCTTACCTTGCTACCTTGTTTATTGTATACTTTTGATGCGAATAAACAAGATATGAATCCTATGATTGAAGGTATGGATCATTTCTATTTTGAAGATGAAGATGAAGAAATTGACTTAGGTAAAATTAATGTCAATGACGACGAATAA
- the ribH gene encoding 6,7-dimethyl-8-ribityllumazine synthase — protein MASALKSLSEYTKKKNIDISEKKFAVVISEYNPKITESLYGAVIETLLKEGAKEANIYREDVPGAFELTFGAQLMAEEEEIDAVICLGCVIQGETKHFDFICDAVAHGVTNVSLKYNKPVIFGLLTPNTEQQAYDRAGGKHGNKGVEAAVAAIKMLGMKK, from the coding sequence ATGGCATCAGCATTAAAGAGTCTTAGTGAATACACAAAGAAAAAAAATATTGATATTTCAGAAAAAAAATTCGCAGTTGTAATATCTGAATACAATCCAAAAATAACTGAATCATTATACGGAGCAGTTATAGAGACTTTACTTAAAGAAGGTGCTAAAGAAGCAAATATTTATAGAGAAGATGTTCCTGGTGCATTTGAGTTAACATTTGGTGCTCAACTAATGGCAGAAGAGGAAGAAATTGACGCTGTAATCTGTTTAGGTTGTGTAATTCAAGGTGAAACAAAGCATTTTGATTTTATCTGTGATGCAGTAGCACATGGTGTAACAAACGTTTCTTTAAAGTATAACAAGCCTGTAATATTTGGTCTATTAACACCAAATACTGAGCAACAAGCATATGACCGTGCTGGTGGTAAACATGGCAATAAAGGTGTTGAAGCTGCTGTTGCTGCAATTAAGATGCTTGGCATGAAGAAATAA